From the Senegalimassilia faecalis genome, one window contains:
- a CDS encoding ECF transporter S component, whose amino-acid sequence MSQVTTAGAIKNTNRWSTRQLVTMALMCAIAALFSFVQIPILPAAPFLTYDPSLMPAMVCGFAFGPGAGFAVGAVAAVIHGLILGEWVGSLMNICATLFFVVPAAAIYARKHTFAGAIAGLLVGCVIATAGAVLTNLTIGVWFWYGSADAIMPLMLPAVVPFNLIKTVLNSALTLVVYKAISNLITPKKDQVKGR is encoded by the coding sequence ATGTCGCAGGTAACCACCGCCGGAGCAATCAAGAACACGAACCGCTGGTCAACTCGCCAGCTGGTTACCATGGCGCTGATGTGCGCCATCGCCGCGCTGTTCTCGTTCGTGCAAATTCCCATCCTGCCCGCCGCGCCGTTTCTGACGTACGACCCCTCGCTCATGCCCGCCATGGTGTGCGGCTTCGCGTTCGGGCCGGGCGCCGGCTTTGCCGTGGGCGCCGTGGCCGCCGTCATCCACGGCCTGATCTTGGGCGAATGGGTGGGCAGCCTGATGAACATCTGCGCCACGCTGTTCTTCGTGGTGCCCGCCGCCGCCATCTACGCGCGCAAGCACACGTTCGCCGGCGCAATCGCGGGCCTGCTGGTGGGCTGCGTCATTGCCACCGCGGGCGCCGTGCTGACGAACCTGACCATCGGCGTGTGGTTCTGGTACGGCAGCGCCGACGCCATCATGCCGCTGATGCTTCCCGCCGTGGTGCCGTTCAACCTTATTAAGACCGTGCTGAACTCCGCGCTGACACTAGTGGTGTACAAGGCCATCTCCAACTTGATCACCCCGAAGAAAGACCAGGTGAAGGGCCGCTAA
- a CDS encoding energy-coupling factor transporter ATPase, with amino-acid sequence MIDIDNVRFTYDGVHFALDGVSAHVETGEFLCILGGNGSGKSTLAKHLNALLVPDEGRVMVDGMDTADAECTYAVRKTCGMVFQNPDDQLVASLVEDDVAFGPENLGIPTPELRERVTQALEDVGLSGFERHETHALSGGQKQRVAIAGVLAMNPSVLVLDEASAMLDPRGRAGLMRVCHELHERGMTIVMITHFMEEAAQADRVIVMERGHVALEGTPDEVLLQADALDHLNLDVPFAARLSLDARRAGVNVAPTVNADELAQRVLALAGAGAQVTAAANGASAPAAQPVAAAEDPQEGAGSSQAEGASGNGSNALPTQEAATRTPASFSASAGIDATGSQTGSENDNGDLFPTCSDVAGKLVSAAASGDAGAVSAGTGTPLIEFCDVSFTYDAAEAKRQRKRGGQQAKRQAKWGNAPDSLWAIRNVSFAVHQGEFLGIAGHTGSGKSTIIQHMNGILKPTSGQVLVMGADISDKRCEASLRGSIGVVFQYPEHQLFAETVYKDVAFGPRNLGLKDNEVDARVRESLERVGLAFDEVAEKSPFELSGGQQRRVAFAGVLAMNPRVLVLDEPAAGLDPASRTSFLGMISRLHQQGLTVVMVSHSMDDLARMCDRVAIMNEGQLLGIGAPDQLFLRAAELKRVGLGTTEAQAFASALAAGGMAVEAGKLYNEQDLVDLLARACSSEEAGANGCAGVAAGSATDDAASVAAGGATGTASAAPEASSPAASGNPAANKSTSAASDNAELAAADAGSCESTGE; translated from the coding sequence ATGATTGATATCGACAACGTTCGCTTCACGTATGATGGCGTGCATTTCGCGCTTGACGGCGTGAGCGCGCACGTGGAAACCGGCGAGTTTTTGTGCATCCTGGGCGGCAACGGATCGGGCAAGTCGACGCTAGCGAAGCACCTGAACGCGCTGCTGGTGCCCGACGAAGGGCGTGTGATGGTAGACGGCATGGATACCGCCGACGCCGAGTGCACGTATGCGGTGCGCAAAACGTGCGGCATGGTGTTTCAAAACCCCGACGATCAGCTGGTGGCGTCGCTGGTGGAAGACGACGTGGCCTTCGGCCCCGAAAACCTGGGTATCCCCACGCCTGAGCTGCGCGAACGCGTGACGCAGGCGCTTGAGGACGTGGGGCTTTCCGGCTTTGAGCGCCACGAGACGCACGCGCTGTCCGGCGGACAGAAGCAGCGCGTGGCCATTGCCGGCGTGCTGGCCATGAATCCGTCGGTGCTGGTGCTTGACGAGGCGTCGGCTATGCTGGACCCGCGCGGGCGCGCGGGCCTGATGCGCGTATGCCACGAGCTGCATGAGCGCGGCATGACCATCGTCATGATCACGCACTTCATGGAAGAGGCGGCGCAGGCCGACCGCGTCATCGTGATGGAGCGCGGGCACGTGGCGCTTGAGGGCACGCCCGACGAAGTGCTTTTGCAGGCCGATGCGCTTGATCATTTGAACCTGGACGTGCCGTTCGCGGCGCGGCTTTCGCTTGACGCGCGCCGCGCGGGCGTGAACGTGGCACCGACGGTGAATGCCGACGAGCTGGCTCAGCGCGTGCTGGCGCTAGCGGGCGCGGGCGCACAGGTCACTGCTGCGGCGAATGGCGCTTCCGCCCCCGCAGCCCAGCCGGTTGCTGCGGCGGAAGACCCGCAAGAAGGTGCCGGGAGTTCGCAAGCGGAAGGCGCAAGCGGCAACGGCAGCAACGCCTTGCCCACCCAAGAAGCTGCGACGCGAACGCCTGCGAGCTTTTCCGCTTCCGCAGGCATAGACGCCACGGGCTCGCAGACGGGCAGCGAAAACGACAACGGCGACCTCTTCCCCACTTGCAGCGATGTGGCCGGCAAGCTGGTATCTGCTGCTGCGTCGGGCGACGCCGGGGCCGTCAGCGCTGGCACCGGCACGCCGCTCATCGAGTTTTGCGACGTGTCGTTCACGTACGATGCCGCCGAGGCCAAGCGCCAGCGCAAGCGCGGCGGGCAGCAAGCGAAGCGCCAGGCGAAATGGGGCAACGCACCCGACAGCCTGTGGGCCATCCGCAACGTGTCTTTCGCCGTGCATCAGGGCGAGTTTTTGGGCATCGCCGGGCACACGGGCAGCGGCAAGTCCACCATCATCCAGCACATGAACGGCATCCTGAAGCCCACGTCGGGACAGGTGCTGGTTATGGGCGCCGACATTTCCGACAAGCGCTGCGAGGCCAGCCTGCGCGGCAGCATCGGCGTGGTGTTCCAGTATCCCGAGCACCAGCTGTTCGCCGAGACCGTGTACAAGGACGTGGCGTTCGGGCCGCGCAACCTGGGGCTGAAGGACAACGAGGTGGATGCGCGCGTGCGCGAGTCGCTTGAGCGCGTGGGGCTGGCGTTTGACGAGGTGGCCGAGAAGAGTCCGTTCGAGCTGTCGGGCGGCCAGCAGCGCCGCGTGGCGTTCGCGGGCGTTTTGGCCATGAACCCGCGCGTGCTGGTGCTTGACGAGCCGGCCGCGGGGCTGGACCCGGCAAGCCGCACGTCGTTTCTGGGCATGATTTCGCGCCTGCACCAGCAGGGGCTGACCGTGGTGATGGTGTCGCACAGCATGGACGACCTGGCGCGCATGTGCGACCGCGTGGCCATTATGAACGAGGGCCAGCTGCTGGGCATCGGGGCGCCTGACCAGCTGTTTTTGCGCGCGGCCGAGCTGAAGCGCGTGGGGTTGGGCACCACCGAGGCGCAGGCGTTCGCAAGCGCGCTGGCCGCGGGCGGCATGGCCGTTGAGGCCGGCAAGCTGTACAACGAGCAGGATTTGGTGGACCTGCTGGCGCGCGCGTGCAGCAGCGAAGAGGCAGGAGCGAATGGCTGTGCGGGCGTAGCGGCGGGCAGCGCCACGGACGATGCGGCATCCGTGGCGGCGGGCGGCGCTACGGGCACCGCGAGCGCTGCACCCGAGGCCTCTTCGCCGGCCGCTTCGGGCAATCCCGCTGCAAACAAAAGTACCTCGGCAGCTTCCGACAACGCCGAGCTTGCAGCAGCCGACGCGGGTTCTTGCGAAAGCACAGGTGAGTAG
- a CDS encoding energy-coupling factor transporter transmembrane component T family protein, with translation MNAGFSFGSYIPGQSCVHRLDPRTKLVLGCVFIVVLLCSQSVMTLAICAAFVAAAYGLAQIPPSKAVASVAPLMAIVVIVALLNLFVTQGGEVLVELGFLRISEAGVYTCLFMGARLTIMMLGMSLITLTTMTIDLTEAFERLLSPFARFGLPAHELGMIMGIALRFMPQFANELVTVYHAQVSRGAKLSNSPVKGVRMLSSLMVPLFTSVFRHAETLSAAMDARCYHGGEGRTHLHPLHFAPRDGVAAAAVALLACCVAAVNVLL, from the coding sequence ATGAACGCGGGATTTTCCTTCGGTAGCTACATCCCGGGGCAAAGCTGTGTGCATCGACTTGACCCGCGCACGAAGCTGGTGCTGGGATGCGTGTTCATCGTGGTGCTGCTGTGTTCGCAATCGGTGATGACGCTGGCCATTTGCGCGGCGTTCGTGGCCGCGGCGTACGGGCTGGCGCAGATTCCGCCGAGCAAGGCCGTGGCGTCCGTGGCGCCGCTTATGGCCATTGTGGTGATTGTGGCGCTGCTGAACCTGTTCGTTACGCAGGGTGGTGAAGTGCTTGTTGAACTGGGATTTCTTCGCATCAGCGAAGCGGGTGTGTACACGTGCTTGTTCATGGGCGCGCGCCTGACCATCATGATGCTGGGCATGAGCCTTATCACGCTTACCACCATGACCATCGATCTGACCGAGGCGTTCGAGCGCCTGCTTTCGCCGTTTGCGCGCTTCGGTCTGCCGGCGCACGAGCTGGGCATGATCATGGGCATCGCGCTGCGGTTCATGCCGCAGTTCGCCAACGAACTGGTGACGGTGTACCACGCGCAGGTCAGTCGCGGCGCGAAGCTGTCGAACAGCCCTGTCAAAGGCGTGCGCATGCTGTCGTCGCTGATGGTGCCGCTGTTCACCAGCGTGTTTCGCCACGCGGAAACGCTGTCGGCGGCCATGGACGCGCGTTGCTATCACGGCGGCGAGGGGCGCACGCACCTGCATCCGCTGCACTTCGCCCCGCGCGACGGCGTAGCAGCAGCGGCCGTAGCGCTGCTGGCCTGCTGCGTGGCGGCGGTGAACGTGTTGTTGTAA
- a CDS encoding pyridoxamine 5'-phosphate oxidase family protein, which produces MTGNETILQYLTSVPAWYLATSEGDQPHVRPFSFAAEQDGKIWFVTATTKDVWRELEANQKFEATAWWPGHGWLILRGKAGLEDKANADMRYAGYAHLCSLGESYDGPDDPTLVFFSVEEPEAWICNHEEWKPLEL; this is translated from the coding sequence ATGACCGGGAACGAGACCATTCTGCAGTATCTGACGAGCGTGCCCGCGTGGTACCTGGCCACCAGTGAGGGCGACCAGCCGCATGTGCGCCCGTTCAGCTTCGCCGCCGAGCAGGACGGCAAGATTTGGTTCGTCACCGCCACCACCAAAGACGTGTGGCGCGAGCTTGAAGCCAACCAGAAGTTCGAGGCCACGGCATGGTGGCCGGGCCACGGCTGGCTGATTCTGCGCGGCAAGGCCGGCCTTGAGGACAAGGCGAACGCCGACATGCGCTACGCAGGCTACGCGCACCTGTGCAGCCTGGGCGAAAGCTACGACGGCCCGGACGATCCCACACTGGTGTTCTTCAGCGTCGAGGAACCCGAAGCCTGGATCTGCAACCACGAGGAATGGAAGCCGCTCGAGCTGTAG
- a CDS encoding DUF1292 domain-containing protein: protein MRQGSAPNFCPPTEEGITLTFQDEKGELVELEFLGLILHEGRRYGFFFPVTEDTPACSSGEIIPLEVTELDEDGQPAAFELVEDEAIAREVYEDFREAAKDLYDFE from the coding sequence ATGCGTCAAGGAAGCGCCCCGAATTTTTGCCCGCCTACGGAAGAGGGCATCACGCTGACGTTCCAGGACGAGAAAGGCGAGCTGGTAGAGCTTGAGTTTCTGGGTCTTATTCTGCACGAGGGTCGTCGATACGGCTTTTTCTTCCCGGTGACGGAGGACACGCCCGCCTGCTCGTCGGGTGAGATTATCCCGCTTGAGGTCACGGAGCTTGACGAAGACGGCCAGCCCGCCGCGTTTGAACTGGTAGAAGACGAGGCCATTGCCCGCGAAGTCTATGAAGACTTCCGCGAAGCAGCCAAAGATCTCTACGACTTCGAATAA
- the secD gene encoding protein translocase subunit SecD translates to MAQLQNAKAKKKKGGNVNRRNVWLLVATTILVIGSIFMFTPPQEKINQGLDIQGGLSVVLSAKSTDGGTVSTDDMEKSRAIIEQRVNALGASEAVVQLQGTDQILVQIPGLSDTETALSTIGKTGKLEFARLDSFTDSDVKTKIENGQYGTNGTITDDFGNTLPSGTVEHLKVDEGTYTPLITGNNITKVDIGRASETGTDYSVNVTLDSEGTKAFADATKELASSKGKIVIILDGEVQSAPAVQSEITGGQVSITGGYDKDEASAMETVLESGSLPVSFEYAQSQVVGPTLGQDALTSGVLVAAIGLALVMLYLLVFYQGLGILTAAAMAVFAVLYLGILALLSHFGLFSLSMAGIAGVVLTIGMAADSSILTLERFREEIRMGRSVRAASITGVRHGILTSIDADLVTLVSALTLFFLASASVKGFGLTLALGIVCDIVMMLLFKAPIIRLLAPKSIARHPGFWGVKDCEQAAPYFQGEKPAASRKDVKGRFIKLDINLLGYRKIFLTVAACAIVVVVALVGIRGVNFGIEFVGGTSVTFHQGGNDVTTEQVRSAFDAAGEPDAVVQTTNSDGQAGFLVRTTDTSAESAATAANQVADQFGWDSESFEVTTIGPDWGTSVIQSSCIAFFVSLLLIIAYISFRFRDPKMGVSAVIALLHDLVIVLGVYVLVGREVTPNTIAALLTILGYSLYDTVVVFHRINENMKAEAPKCTFATMANHSVNEVLVRSLNTSITSLIPVVAMLIFGGETLRDFALAMTVGLVCGCYSSYAIATPIYVMWKTREPKFAKLQKKYGTEIQRWFLNRLPQAAAATATAGASAPAAGVTAGAAVDTQAASANTSANAAAQQPATASAQTPATKPANHGGSKNKKKHKKVQG, encoded by the coding sequence ATGGCGCAACTGCAAAACGCCAAAGCCAAAAAGAAGAAGGGCGGCAACGTCAACCGCCGCAACGTTTGGCTTCTGGTGGCAACCACCATCTTGGTGATCGGGTCCATCTTCATGTTCACCCCGCCGCAGGAAAAGATCAACCAGGGCCTGGACATCCAGGGCGGGCTGTCGGTGGTGCTGTCGGCGAAAAGCACGGACGGCGGCACGGTTTCCACCGACGACATGGAGAAATCCCGCGCTATCATCGAGCAGCGCGTGAACGCCCTCGGCGCGTCCGAGGCCGTTGTGCAGCTGCAGGGCACCGATCAAATCCTCGTGCAAATCCCCGGCCTGTCCGACACCGAAACGGCGCTGTCCACCATCGGCAAAACCGGCAAGCTTGAGTTCGCACGCCTGGATTCGTTCACCGATTCCGACGTGAAGACCAAGATCGAGAACGGCCAGTACGGCACGAACGGCACCATCACTGACGACTTCGGCAACACGCTGCCGTCGGGCACCGTCGAGCACCTGAAGGTCGACGAGGGCACGTACACGCCGCTCATCACGGGCAACAACATCACGAAGGTCGACATCGGCCGCGCGTCCGAAACGGGCACCGACTACTCCGTCAACGTCACGCTTGATTCCGAGGGCACGAAGGCGTTCGCCGACGCCACGAAGGAGCTGGCCAGCTCGAAGGGCAAGATCGTCATCATCCTGGACGGCGAAGTGCAGTCCGCACCGGCCGTGCAGTCCGAAATCACCGGCGGCCAGGTGTCCATTACCGGCGGCTACGACAAGGACGAGGCGTCCGCCATGGAGACGGTGCTCGAGTCCGGCTCGCTGCCCGTCAGCTTCGAGTACGCGCAGTCCCAGGTAGTTGGCCCCACGCTCGGCCAGGACGCGTTGACGTCCGGCGTGCTGGTTGCCGCCATCGGCCTGGCGCTGGTTATGCTGTACCTGCTGGTGTTCTACCAGGGCCTCGGCATCCTCACTGCGGCCGCTATGGCCGTGTTCGCCGTGCTGTACCTGGGCATTCTGGCGCTGCTTTCCCACTTCGGCCTGTTCAGCCTGTCCATGGCCGGCATCGCCGGCGTCGTGCTGACCATCGGCATGGCCGCCGACTCGTCAATCCTTACGCTTGAGCGCTTCCGCGAGGAAATCCGCATGGGCCGCAGCGTGCGCGCCGCGTCCATCACCGGCGTGCGCCACGGCATCCTCACGTCCATCGATGCCGATCTGGTCACGCTGGTTTCCGCCCTCACGCTGTTCTTCCTGGCATCGGCCTCCGTCAAGGGATTCGGCCTGACGCTGGCGCTGGGCATCGTGTGCGACATCGTCATGATGCTGCTGTTCAAGGCCCCCATCATCCGCCTTCTGGCGCCGAAGTCCATCGCGCGCCACCCCGGCTTCTGGGGCGTGAAGGACTGCGAGCAGGCCGCGCCGTACTTCCAGGGTGAGAAGCCCGCCGCGTCGCGCAAGGACGTGAAGGGCCGCTTCATCAAGCTTGATATCAACCTGCTGGGTTACCGCAAGATCTTCCTGACCGTGGCCGCGTGCGCCATCGTGGTTGTGGTTGCGCTTGTGGGCATCCGCGGCGTGAACTTCGGCATCGAGTTCGTCGGCGGCACGTCCGTGACGTTCCACCAGGGCGGCAACGATGTCACCACCGAGCAGGTGCGCTCCGCGTTTGACGCTGCGGGCGAGCCCGACGCCGTGGTGCAGACCACGAACTCCGACGGCCAGGCCGGCTTCCTGGTGCGCACCACCGACACGTCGGCGGAAAGCGCTGCCACGGCTGCCAACCAGGTTGCCGACCAGTTTGGCTGGGATAGCGAAAGCTTCGAGGTGACCACCATCGGTCCCGACTGGGGCACCAGTGTCATCCAAAGCTCCTGCATCGCGTTCTTCGTGTCGCTGCTGTTGATCATCGCCTACATCTCGTTCCGCTTCCGCGATCCGAAGATGGGCGTGTCGGCTGTTATCGCTCTGCTGCACGACCTGGTCATCGTGCTGGGCGTGTACGTGCTGGTGGGCCGCGAGGTCACGCCGAATACCATCGCCGCGCTGCTGACTATCCTGGGTTACTCGCTGTACGACACCGTGGTGGTGTTCCACCGCATCAACGAGAACATGAAGGCCGAGGCGCCGAAGTGCACGTTCGCCACCATGGCAAACCACTCCGTCAACGAGGTGCTCGTGCGCTCGCTTAACACGTCCATCACCTCGCTAATCCCGGTTGTGGCCATGCTCATCTTCGGCGGCGAGACACTGCGCGACTTCGCGCTGGCCATGACGGTGGGCCTGGTGTGCGGTTGCTACTCGTCGTACGCCATCGCCACGCCCATCTACGTGATGTGGAAGACGCGCGAGCCGAAGTTCGCGAAGCTGCAGAAGAAATACGGTACGGAAATCCAGCGCTGGTTCCTGAACCGCCTGCCGCAAGCCGCTGCTGCCACGGCAACCGCAGGCGCAAGCGCGCCGGCCGCCGGTGTTACCGCAGGTGCCGCTGTTGATACGCAGGCCGCAAGCGCGAACACGAGCGCAAACGCAGCTGCCCAGCAGCCCGCTACCGCTTCCGCGCAAACGCCCGCAACCAAGCCGGCCAATCACGGCGGTTCCAAGAACAAAAAGAAGCACAAGAAAGTGCAAGGCTAG
- a CDS encoding recombinase family protein, translated as MANAAKSNQLANQTKPASDGTYSASQSLGGAAPAGTLYGYARVSARDQNLARQLDALRQFGVPSERIFADKASGKDFERPAWRQLTGSLAPGDVLIVKSIDRFGRNYEEIQEEWRRIVKVRGAAVVVLDMPLLDTRQREGDVTSALIADIVLQLLSYVAQVERENIKQRQSEGIAAARARGVRFGRPKKPRPCAYARLRQSCLAGTITRAEAARQLHVSPKTLATWLAEDAK; from the coding sequence ATGGCGAACGCAGCAAAATCGAACCAGCTTGCAAATCAGACGAAGCCTGCTTCCGACGGTACCTATTCGGCCTCGCAATCTCTCGGCGGCGCCGCGCCAGCCGGCACGCTATACGGCTATGCGCGCGTCAGCGCGCGCGACCAAAACCTGGCGCGTCAGCTTGATGCGCTGCGGCAATTCGGCGTGCCGTCCGAGCGCATCTTCGCCGACAAGGCCAGCGGCAAAGACTTCGAACGCCCCGCGTGGCGCCAACTCACCGGCTCGCTGGCGCCCGGCGATGTGCTGATAGTGAAGTCCATCGACCGCTTCGGCCGCAACTACGAGGAAATCCAGGAAGAATGGCGTCGCATCGTGAAGGTGCGCGGCGCGGCCGTGGTGGTGCTCGACATGCCGTTGCTCGACACGCGCCAGCGCGAAGGCGACGTGACCAGCGCGCTTATCGCCGACATCGTGTTGCAGCTGCTCAGCTACGTGGCGCAGGTGGAACGCGAGAACATCAAGCAGCGGCAAAGCGAGGGCATCGCGGCGGCGCGTGCCCGCGGCGTGCGCTTCGGCCGCCCGAAGAAGCCCCGTCCGTGCGCGTATGCTCGCCTGCGGCAAAGCTGCCTCGCCGGCACGATCACGCGTGCCGAAGCAGCCCGCCAGCTGCACGTCAGCCCTAAAACCCTCGCCACCTGGCTTGCCGAGGACGCAAAATGA
- the alr gene encoding alanine racemase, which yields MADNTELPNGFTGFAFRKQPGTESAADAIREREAQRAAHAGRPAPVQPAPRRGANSYLTDREAAADAANEVRGAFQYNRDHEEAAAAYAAAVDAAEGHVEFDPEKLATIPEKDRRWAWLEIDLNAIRHNASAVKKMIGSGRHMMAVVKADAYGHGAVRVAKTALNSGADYLGVATVDEGIQLREGLVNAPILMLAEPPASAIPLLLAYKIMPAVYSSEFAIKYAEAADSMGLRAPFHLAVNTGMNRIGVRWDEVVTFMHQVGFHRALELEGVFTHFATADCPETLDFQIQAKRYIEAIEALRAAGINPGIVHCANSAAAIRYPDVRFDMVRLGIGLYGYQPCPETTPLIELKPAMSVHARITDTRLVPMSEGVSYGLNYRSPGSVKICTVPVGYGDGLRRGLSGRTDFLVDGVRCRQVGNICMDQCMFEVDLRSYARRRRIDPQVGDEVLIVGQQGDAMVTIEEMCDTLGTIPHELCIAFAHRMPRYYV from the coding sequence ATGGCAGACAACACAGAGCTCCCCAACGGATTCACCGGCTTCGCGTTCCGCAAGCAGCCGGGCACGGAAAGCGCCGCGGACGCCATTCGCGAGCGCGAGGCGCAGCGCGCCGCCCATGCCGGTCGTCCCGCGCCCGTCCAGCCCGCGCCTCGCCGCGGCGCGAACAGCTACCTGACCGATCGTGAGGCAGCTGCCGACGCGGCCAACGAGGTGCGCGGCGCGTTCCAATACAACCGTGACCACGAGGAAGCCGCTGCCGCCTACGCCGCCGCCGTTGACGCCGCGGAGGGCCACGTGGAGTTCGACCCCGAAAAGCTGGCAACCATCCCCGAGAAGGACCGCCGCTGGGCGTGGCTGGAAATCGACTTGAACGCCATCCGCCACAACGCCTCGGCCGTGAAGAAGATGATCGGCTCGGGCCGCCACATGATGGCGGTCGTGAAGGCCGACGCGTACGGCCACGGCGCGGTGCGCGTGGCGAAGACGGCGCTGAACTCCGGCGCCGACTACCTGGGCGTTGCCACGGTCGACGAGGGCATTCAGCTGCGCGAAGGTCTGGTCAACGCGCCAATCCTTATGCTGGCCGAGCCGCCGGCAAGCGCTATCCCGCTGTTGCTTGCGTACAAGATCATGCCGGCGGTCTACTCGTCGGAGTTCGCCATCAAATACGCCGAGGCCGCCGACTCCATGGGCCTGCGCGCGCCGTTCCATCTTGCCGTGAACACGGGCATGAACCGCATCGGCGTGCGTTGGGACGAGGTTGTCACGTTCATGCACCAGGTGGGCTTCCACCGCGCGCTTGAGCTCGAAGGCGTATTCACGCACTTCGCCACGGCCGACTGCCCCGAAACGCTTGACTTCCAGATCCAGGCGAAGCGCTACATTGAGGCCATCGAGGCCCTGCGCGCCGCCGGCATCAACCCCGGTATCGTGCACTGCGCGAATTCTGCGGCAGCCATCCGCTACCCCGACGTGCGCTTCGACATGGTGCGCCTGGGCATCGGCCTGTACGGCTATCAGCCGTGCCCCGAAACCACGCCGCTTATCGAGCTGAAGCCGGCCATGAGCGTGCACGCGCGCATCACCGATACGCGTCTGGTGCCCATGAGCGAAGGCGTCAGCTACGGGCTGAACTACCGCAGCCCCGGCAGCGTGAAAATCTGCACCGTGCCGGTGGGCTACGGCGACGGCTTGCGTCGCGGGCTGTCCGGCCGCACCGACTTCCTGGTGGACGGCGTGCGCTGCCGCCAGGTGGGCAACATCTGCATGGACCAGTGCATGTTCGAGGTTGACCTGCGCAGCTACGCGCGCCGCCGCCGCATCGACCCGCAGGTGGGCGACGAGGTGCTCATCGTCGGCCAGCAGGGCGACGCCATGGTCACCATCGAGGAGATGTGCGACACGCTCGGCACCATCCCGCACGAGCTGTGCATCGCCTTCGCCCATCGCATGCCGCGCTACTACGTGTAG
- a CDS encoding zinc ribbon domain-containing protein — MHCPNCGNDNIAEAKFCTNCGTPLAAAASAAGAAQADGAPTAPAAYQQEGNAASVDADTPSPAAGAAPQADYQQQQPYAAPKYASPGFAAASQSAAEQNAGAYGTSTPGCGSPNGAAPGQPTSPYAGAAQQPGYSYGAPAQPGSYAPASAPVYVVDDSDKTLRMVAFVFCLISTLISALAILPLIWMIPMTVHCWGIYKGTKPNTVLFGVCTLIFCSLVSGILLLISNKDQ; from the coding sequence ATGCACTGCCCCAACTGCGGAAACGACAACATTGCCGAAGCGAAATTCTGCACGAACTGCGGCACGCCGCTTGCTGCCGCAGCGAGCGCGGCGGGCGCGGCGCAAGCCGATGGCGCGCCAACGGCGCCGGCAGCCTACCAACAGGAAGGCAACGCGGCGAGCGTGGACGCGGACACCCCTAGCCCGGCAGCAGGAGCAGCGCCGCAAGCCGATTATCAGCAGCAACAGCCCTACGCTGCGCCAAAATACGCATCGCCGGGGTTTGCCGCTGCCAGCCAGTCCGCTGCCGAGCAAAACGCTGGCGCATATGGGACGTCCACGCCGGGGTGCGGTTCGCCCAACGGCGCGGCGCCTGGTCAACCGACTTCGCCATACGCAGGCGCAGCGCAACAACCGGGATATTCGTACGGGGCACCTGCGCAGCCCGGCAGCTATGCGCCCGCCAGCGCGCCGGTGTACGTTGTTGACGACTCCGACAAGACGCTGCGCATGGTTGCCTTCGTGTTCTGCCTGATCAGCACCCTTATTTCCGCCCTTGCAATCCTGCCGCTCATTTGGATGATTCCCATGACCGTGCACTGTTGGGGTATCTACAAAGGCACGAAGCCTAACACCGTGCTGTTCGGCGTGTGCACGCTTATCTTCTGCAGCCTGGTCAGCGGCATCCTGCTGCTGATTTCCAACAAGGACCAGTAA
- a CDS encoding MogA/MoaB family molybdenum cofactor biosynthesis protein: MHEHNHEAAPLTFAIITCSDTRGMKQDTAGAALEQLIANNGWECKSHVVVKDEVSQISAAIVEACDEIDADIVLTCGGSGLSLRDVTPEATQAVCDRNVPGIAEAMRAHSLAITPFAMLSRALCMQRGTHLVVNLPGSEKAARENWDGIVAALPHAVKMMAGGGH, encoded by the coding sequence ATGCACGAACACAATCATGAGGCAGCGCCGCTGACGTTCGCCATTATCACGTGCTCGGACACGCGCGGCATGAAGCAGGACACGGCCGGCGCGGCGCTTGAGCAGCTTATCGCCAACAACGGCTGGGAGTGCAAAAGCCACGTGGTGGTGAAGGACGAGGTGTCGCAGATCAGCGCTGCCATCGTGGAAGCGTGCGACGAAATCGACGCCGACATCGTGCTGACGTGCGGCGGCAGCGGCCTTTCGCTGCGCGACGTCACGCCCGAGGCCACGCAGGCCGTGTGCGACCGCAACGTGCCTGGCATCGCCGAGGCCATGCGCGCCCACAGCCTGGCCATCACGCCGTTCGCCATGCTGTCGCGCGCGCTGTGCATGCAGCGCGGAACGCACCTGGTGGTGAACCTGCCGGGCAGCGAGAAAGCCGCGCGCGAGAACTGGGACGGCATCGTGGCAGCCCTGCCGCACGCTGTCAAGATGATGGCCGGCGGCGGCCACTAA